A genomic segment from Microbulbifer elongatus encodes:
- the hutH gene encoding histidine ammonia-lyase produces MYQLEITPGQLSLEQLRRVAREPVKLTLNKDAHGAIEASAKTVADVLDQGRTVYGINTGFGLLANTRIEKQDLETLQRAIVLSHAAGTGDFMSEDTVRLLMVLKINSLARGFSGIRLEVIQALIKLVNAGVYPAIPEKGSVGASGDLAPLAHMSVVLLGEGECYINGERKAASEGLRFAEMRPLVLAPKEGLALLNGTQASTAFALQGLFSAEDLFAGAVVTGALTLEAAKGSRRPFDDRIHMARGQQAQRDVAASYRDLLGDNSEIGASHEDCEKVQDPYSLRCQPQVMGACLQQIRFASEVLLAEANGVSDNPLVFTDGENPENSDIISGGNFHAEPVAMVADNLALAIAEIGSLSERRMALLIDSNLSGLPPFLVDNGGVNSGFMIAQVTSAALASENKTFAHPASVDSLPTSANQEDHVSMATFAGRRLRDMADNTCGILAVELLAACQGLDFRAPLKTTEKLESAKTALRERVPFYDKDRYFAPDIEEAKQLLASAYYRDYLATEMLPSNQ; encoded by the coding sequence ATGTACCAACTGGAAATCACCCCCGGGCAGCTGAGCCTGGAACAACTGCGCCGCGTCGCCCGCGAGCCGGTAAAACTGACCCTGAACAAAGACGCCCATGGGGCCATCGAAGCCTCCGCGAAAACCGTCGCCGACGTACTGGATCAGGGTCGCACCGTCTACGGCATCAATACCGGGTTCGGCCTCTTGGCCAATACCCGTATCGAAAAGCAAGATCTGGAAACCCTGCAGCGCGCCATCGTGCTGTCTCACGCTGCCGGCACCGGCGACTTTATGAGTGAAGACACCGTGCGCCTGTTGATGGTGCTGAAGATCAACTCTCTGGCCCGCGGCTTTTCCGGAATCCGCCTGGAAGTCATCCAGGCGCTGATCAAGCTGGTCAACGCCGGCGTCTACCCGGCCATTCCGGAAAAAGGCTCCGTGGGCGCCTCCGGCGATCTGGCACCGCTGGCGCATATGAGCGTGGTGCTGCTGGGTGAAGGCGAGTGCTATATCAACGGCGAGCGCAAGGCCGCATCGGAAGGTCTGCGTTTTGCAGAAATGCGCCCACTGGTGCTGGCACCAAAAGAAGGCCTGGCACTGCTGAACGGCACCCAGGCGTCCACCGCCTTTGCCCTGCAGGGACTCTTTTCCGCGGAAGACCTGTTCGCCGGCGCTGTGGTCACCGGTGCGCTGACCCTGGAAGCTGCCAAGGGTTCACGCCGGCCCTTCGACGATCGCATCCATATGGCCCGCGGCCAGCAGGCACAGCGCGATGTGGCCGCGAGCTATCGCGACCTGCTGGGGGACAACAGTGAAATTGGCGCGTCTCATGAGGATTGCGAGAAAGTGCAGGACCCTTACAGCCTTCGCTGTCAGCCCCAGGTAATGGGCGCCTGCCTGCAGCAGATTCGCTTTGCGTCTGAGGTCTTACTGGCGGAAGCCAACGGTGTTTCCGATAACCCGCTCGTGTTTACTGATGGTGAAAACCCGGAAAACTCCGACATTATTTCCGGTGGTAATTTCCACGCGGAACCGGTGGCGATGGTGGCAGACAATCTGGCGTTGGCGATCGCGGAAATCGGCTCCCTGTCCGAGCGCCGCATGGCGCTGCTGATCGACTCGAACCTGTCCGGCCTGCCGCCGTTTCTGGTGGACAACGGCGGGGTGAACTCCGGCTTTATGATCGCACAGGTCACTTCCGCGGCACTGGCGAGTGAGAACAAGACCTTCGCCCATCCGGCGAGCGTGGACTCACTGCCGACCTCCGCCAACCAGGAAGACCATGTGTCCATGGCCACCTTCGCCGGCCGCCGTCTGCGGGATATGGCGGACAACACCTGCGGTATCCTTGCAGTGGAGCTGCTGGCGGCCTGTCAGGGCCTCGACTTCCGCGCGCCGCTGAAGACTACCGAAAAGCTGGAAAGCGCCAAGACCGCCCTGCGCGAGCGCGTGCCCTTCTACGACAAGGACCGCTACTTCGCACCGGATATCGAGGAGGCCAAGCAGTTGCTGGCGAGTGCCTACTATCGCGATTATCTGGCCACTGAAATGCTGCCCAGCAACCAGTAA
- the hutU gene encoding urocanate hydratase produces the protein MTDKRHDPSRKIAAPTGTKLNAKSWLTEAPLRMLMNNLHPDVAERPEDLVVYGGIGRAARDWECYDKIVEVLKRLEDDETLLVQSGKPVGVFKTHADAPRVLIANSNLVPHWANWEHFNELDKKGLAMYGQMTAGSWIYIGSQGIVQGTYETFAAVARKHFDGQAKGKWVLTGGLGGMGGAQPLAATMAGFCMIAVECDETRIDFRLRTGYLDKKATSLDEALAMINDAMEKDEAISVGLLGNAADIFPEIVERNILPDCVTDQTSAHDPLNGYLPRSWTMDQAAEMRKRDEALVVKEAKKSMAVQVQAMLTLQERGAATLDYGNNIRQMAFEEGVENAFDFPGFVPAYIRPLFCEGVGPFRWAALSGNPEDIYKTDAKVKELIPDNPQLHNWLDMARERIQFQGLPARICWVGLKDRARLALAFNEMVANGELEAPVVIGRDHLDSGSVASPNRETESMMDGSDAVSDWPLLNALLNTASGATWVSLHHGGGVGMGFSQHSGVVIVCDGTDAAKKRIERVLWNDPATGVMRHADAGYDIAKNCAKEQGLDLPMLKD, from the coding sequence ATGACCGACAAACGTCACGATCCCAGCCGCAAAATTGCCGCACCCACCGGCACCAAGCTGAATGCAAAAAGCTGGCTCACCGAAGCCCCCCTGCGCATGCTGATGAACAACCTGCATCCGGACGTGGCCGAACGGCCGGAAGACCTGGTCGTGTACGGCGGCATCGGCCGCGCCGCGCGGGACTGGGAGTGCTACGACAAAATCGTTGAAGTACTCAAACGCCTGGAAGACGACGAAACCCTGCTGGTGCAATCCGGCAAACCCGTCGGCGTTTTCAAAACCCACGCCGACGCCCCCCGTGTACTTATCGCCAACTCCAACCTCGTCCCCCACTGGGCCAACTGGGAACACTTTAACGAGCTGGATAAAAAAGGCCTGGCAATGTACGGCCAGATGACCGCCGGCTCCTGGATCTACATCGGCTCCCAGGGCATCGTCCAGGGAACCTATGAAACCTTTGCCGCAGTCGCCCGCAAACATTTCGACGGTCAAGCGAAAGGCAAATGGGTACTCACCGGCGGCCTCGGTGGCATGGGCGGTGCTCAGCCCCTGGCCGCCACCATGGCCGGCTTCTGCATGATCGCCGTCGAGTGCGATGAAACCCGCATCGACTTCCGCCTGCGCACCGGCTACCTGGACAAAAAAGCCACCAGCCTCGACGAAGCCCTGGCAATGATCAACGACGCCATGGAAAAAGACGAAGCGATTTCCGTCGGCCTACTGGGCAACGCTGCGGATATTTTCCCGGAAATTGTCGAGCGCAATATCCTGCCGGACTGCGTTACCGACCAGACTTCCGCCCACGACCCGCTGAACGGCTATCTGCCCCGGAGCTGGACAATGGACCAGGCAGCAGAGATGCGTAAACGCGACGAAGCGCTGGTGGTCAAGGAAGCGAAAAAATCCATGGCCGTGCAGGTACAGGCCATGCTTACCCTGCAAGAGCGCGGCGCCGCCACCCTGGATTACGGCAACAACATCCGCCAGATGGCATTTGAAGAAGGGGTGGAAAACGCCTTCGATTTCCCCGGCTTCGTGCCTGCCTACATCCGCCCGCTTTTCTGCGAAGGCGTCGGCCCCTTCCGCTGGGCGGCGCTGTCCGGGAATCCGGAAGACATTTACAAAACCGACGCCAAGGTAAAAGAGCTGATCCCGGACAATCCGCAACTGCACAACTGGCTGGATATGGCCCGCGAGCGTATCCAGTTCCAGGGACTGCCCGCACGTATCTGCTGGGTCGGCCTGAAAGACCGCGCGCGCCTGGCGCTGGCATTTAACGAAATGGTCGCCAACGGCGAGCTGGAGGCCCCGGTAGTCATCGGTCGCGACCACCTCGACTCCGGCTCCGTCGCGAGCCCCAACCGCGAAACCGAATCCATGATGGACGGCAGTGATGCCGTCTCCGACTGGCCGCTGCTGAACGCGCTGCTGAATACTGCCTCAGGCGCCACCTGGGTAAGCCTGCACCACGGCGGCGGCGTGGGTATGGGCTTCAGCCAGCACAGTGGTGTAGTCATCGTGTGTGACGGCACCGATGCGGCGAAAAAACGCATCGAGCGCGTGCTGTGGAACGACCCGGCCACCGGCGTTATGCGCCATGCGGATGCGGGTTATGACATTGCGAAAAACTGCGCGAAAGAGCAGGGTCTGGACCTGCCGATGCTGAAGGACTGA
- the hutC gene encoding histidine utilization repressor — MSSQLSTDTGSQPRYAAIKAHIRAQIESGEWPAHFRVPSENQLAQDFNVSRMTARRALSELTDEGVLIRSQGLGTFVAEPVPAGSLLEVRNIADEVAARGHSYSNRILKLEQTEANTEVAVALGLTEGSAVYHSIIVHLDNDLPIQFEERYTNPTLVPEYLQQDFHAATPNEYLTRVAPLTEVDTTVEAIGADEAIGRALEIEPGTACLQIWRRTKSSAGTVSFARLVHPGNRYRLGAQLRF, encoded by the coding sequence ATGAGCAGTCAGTTATCCACAGACACCGGAAGCCAGCCCCGCTACGCCGCCATCAAGGCGCATATCCGCGCCCAGATCGAATCCGGTGAATGGCCCGCGCACTTCCGTGTGCCCTCGGAAAACCAGCTGGCCCAGGACTTCAACGTCAGCCGTATGACCGCCCGCCGCGCGCTCAGCGAGCTCACCGACGAAGGGGTGCTGATCCGCTCCCAGGGCCTCGGCACCTTCGTCGCCGAACCGGTGCCCGCCGGCTCCCTGCTGGAAGTGCGCAATATCGCCGACGAAGTGGCCGCCCGCGGTCACAGTTATAGCAACCGCATCCTCAAGCTGGAGCAGACCGAAGCCAACACCGAAGTCGCGGTCGCTCTCGGCCTCACCGAGGGCAGTGCTGTCTACCACTCCATCATCGTCCACCTGGACAACGACCTACCGATCCAGTTCGAAGAACGCTATACCAACCCCACACTGGTGCCGGAATACCTGCAGCAGGACTTCCACGCGGCTACACCCAATGAATACCTGACCCGCGTGGCGCCGCTGACAGAGGTGGATACCACGGTAGAAGCAATTGGTGCCGATGAGGCGATTGGCAGAGCGTTGGAAATCGAACCGGGAACGGCGTGTCTGCAGATCTGGCGGCGTACGAAAAGTAGTGCGGGCACGGTGAGTTTTGCGCGGCTGGTGCATCCGGGAAATCGATACCGATTGGGAGCACAACTCAGATTTTAG
- the hutI gene encoding imidazolonepropionase, protein MTERCDLLITNVHAATMDPSLPGAYGAVEDAAVAVTGNKIVWIGPRRELPDCTADQVIDGEGQWLTPGLIDCHTHLVYGGHRAGEFARRLGGESYEEVARAGGGILSTVRATRAASADDLYRKAEPRLKALMNEGVTTIEIKSGYGLDLDTELKQLRVARRLAQHYPVNILTTCLAAHALPPEYDGRADDYIDLVCNEILPAVAKEQLADAVDMFCETIAFSVEQCEKVIKAAQALDLPVKVHAEQLAATGATRMAARAGALSVEHIEYITAEDVAAMAESGTAAVLLPGAFYTLKETRVPPIESLRAAGVPMAISTDLNPGSCPIASLRLMMNMSCNLFGLTPAEALAGVTRSAARALGICCSRGVLRAGLRADMALWPMETPDQLAYEVGALKPAEIFVGGHHVTAG, encoded by the coding sequence ATGACCGAACGCTGTGATCTGCTGATTACCAATGTCCACGCGGCCACCATGGATCCGTCCCTGCCCGGCGCCTATGGCGCGGTGGAGGATGCCGCGGTGGCGGTGACGGGCAACAAGATTGTCTGGATCGGGCCGCGCCGGGAGCTGCCCGACTGCACCGCCGATCAGGTGATCGATGGGGAAGGGCAGTGGCTGACCCCCGGGCTGATCGACTGCCACACCCACCTGGTATATGGCGGCCACCGCGCCGGCGAATTTGCCCGTCGCCTGGGTGGGGAAAGCTATGAAGAAGTGGCCCGCGCCGGCGGCGGTATCCTCTCCACCGTGCGCGCTACCCGCGCCGCCAGCGCCGACGATCTTTACCGCAAGGCCGAACCGCGCCTGAAAGCCTTGATGAATGAGGGCGTCACAACCATCGAAATCAAATCCGGCTACGGTCTCGATCTCGACACCGAGCTCAAGCAGTTGCGGGTCGCCCGCCGCCTCGCCCAGCACTACCCGGTGAACATCCTCACCACCTGCCTCGCCGCCCACGCCCTGCCGCCGGAATACGACGGCCGCGCCGATGACTATATCGACCTGGTGTGCAACGAAATCCTGCCCGCCGTGGCCAAAGAGCAATTGGCGGATGCCGTGGATATGTTCTGCGAAACCATCGCCTTCTCCGTCGAACAGTGCGAGAAGGTCATCAAGGCAGCACAGGCACTCGATCTACCGGTAAAAGTCCACGCAGAGCAGCTCGCCGCCACCGGCGCCACCAGAATGGCCGCGCGCGCCGGCGCTCTCTCGGTAGAGCATATCGAATACATCACCGCCGAAGATGTCGCCGCCATGGCCGAAAGCGGCACCGCCGCGGTGTTGTTGCCCGGTGCCTTCTACACACTGAAAGAAACCCGTGTGCCGCCCATCGAATCCCTGCGTGCTGCCGGTGTGCCCATGGCAATTTCTACCGATCTCAACCCCGGCAGCTGTCCCATCGCCTCTCTGAGACTGATGATGAATATGAGTTGTAACCTGTTTGGTCTCACCCCGGCGGAAGCGCTCGCTGGGGTGACCCGGTCCGCCGCACGGGCACTGGGTATCTGTTGTTCCCGCGGCGTGCTGCGCGCGGGTCTGCGCGCGGATATGGCCCTGTGGCCTATGGAAACCCCGGACCAGCTTGCCTACGAAGTGGGCGCGCTGAAACCGGCAGAGATTTTTGTTGGGGGGCATCATGTTACAGCTGGCTGA
- the hutG gene encoding formimidoylglutamase — MLQLADMRLWSGRVDSEDGKAGKRWHQDIVPLHLDSPPGFAILGFASDEGVRRNKGRIGAAKGPRILRLALANLPKTFGAPLYDAGNVRVEKDDLESGQAMLGARITELMSAGHFPMVLGGGHEIAYGSYQGVARWMREQHRDKTLGIINFDAHLDIRLPAPQGSSGTPFYQIAEQCDLNGRPFNYLCVGAAATANTPALYHRAEELGAQVISDREIVPWRIELVQKQIADFIDRVDFVYLTIDLDVLPAAVMPAVSAPAGRGVAFELFEPLLDTVLESKKVCLADMAEFNPYFDIEDHAARTAARLVFQIANGIKG, encoded by the coding sequence ATGTTACAGCTGGCTGATATGCGCCTGTGGAGCGGGCGGGTCGACAGTGAAGATGGCAAGGCCGGCAAGCGCTGGCACCAGGATATAGTGCCGCTGCACCTGGACAGCCCACCGGGGTTCGCGATTCTCGGTTTCGCTTCCGACGAAGGCGTGCGCCGCAACAAAGGTCGTATTGGTGCCGCCAAGGGGCCGCGCATTCTGCGCCTGGCGCTGGCGAACCTGCCAAAAACGTTTGGCGCTCCACTGTACGACGCGGGCAATGTGCGGGTGGAAAAAGACGACCTGGAATCCGGCCAGGCCATGCTCGGCGCCCGGATCACCGAGCTGATGAGTGCCGGACATTTCCCCATGGTACTCGGCGGTGGTCATGAGATCGCCTACGGCAGTTATCAGGGCGTCGCCCGCTGGATGCGCGAACAGCACCGGGACAAAACCCTCGGCATCATCAACTTTGATGCCCACCTGGATATCCGTCTGCCCGCCCCTCAGGGCTCCTCCGGAACGCCGTTTTACCAGATTGCCGAGCAGTGCGACCTGAATGGGCGACCCTTCAATTACCTGTGTGTGGGGGCCGCGGCCACAGCCAATACCCCCGCCCTGTACCACCGCGCAGAAGAGTTGGGAGCACAGGTGATTTCCGACCGGGAAATCGTGCCCTGGCGCATCGAGCTGGTACAGAAACAGATTGCCGACTTTATCGACCGGGTGGATTTTGTCTATCTCACCATCGACCTGGATGTACTCCCGGCGGCGGTAATGCCAGCGGTATCGGCCCCTGCGGGACGCGGCGTGGCGTTCGAACTGTTCGAGCCGCTGCTCGATACCGTGCTGGAATCAAAAAAGGTGTGCCTGGCGGATATGGCCGAGTTCAATCCCTATTTCGATATTGAGGATCACGCGGCGCGTACGGCGGCACGATTGGTGTTTCAGATTGCCAATGGCATCAAGGGCTAG
- a CDS encoding TonB-dependent receptor: MTKHQFTGRRPVALAIAIAAGSVVPALSHGVEIEEIIVTAQKREQNALEVPVTVDTFSASDMDNTNALKLSDMADFVPGFEVGSGITQSALSIRGVRSSNISAGGDPSVAVFYDGAYVPSPATSMSFADMQRVEVLKGPQGTLFGRNAAAGSVNLVPNQPQADFEAFVSARTGNYGLAHLEGMVNAPVTDALFVRANLMSFQRDGFVENVYPGAEDAGSEDIVTGRVAALWQISDSTSAQLSYDWDEVDNAARQAIGVSEFAYSQNPFDYKVENDLVDGGETRSMSAVNAKLNHTFDDNWSLKWVSSYRQWETTNREEEDGTADITRYLDTNNIFDSDIAYHELQVNFVGDRLNAVMGANYSKEDIYQRTNVTASAASVTRLVTGDIVNTQQLRDQIAYGAALQAGGMPGDGAAGDAAAAYALAALDSVEHLWDETDWATFTSLIGMGGAPQADVYYDAIAADLGTGMLFGPEQFGGLYWTEAVENTGDFTNYGVYVDLDYALTDQFSVLAGLRYSTDEKTFTWETPGTSFRALRDGVSEVIFSTDDANNVGAGVRRASDDRSATTGRLVGQYQFSDDAMAFLSYSTGYKSGGFDSLNLLTAENPIAPEEVENIELGVKGNLLDGLQVQLSYFDMTVDNRQRSVESKPPQSANALPQVINGDQQFNGVEVTVDWLATEALRFGLVTTVRDEDSQWEDYYDAVGELQSERIKASVDTAYTATMDWAPVIPVGELNLHLNYIYAENSDALEPGFLDSFTAIEGVGEDDKRLNGRLVWMNGGGQYELALWGRNLLDNQRTDVPSGRSMAAFGTPYTSVSEPRTYGAEVRYNF; the protein is encoded by the coding sequence ATGACTAAGCACCAGTTTACAGGGCGGCGACCCGTTGCCCTGGCCATCGCCATTGCCGCTGGCTCGGTTGTGCCCGCGTTAAGCCACGGCGTGGAAATTGAAGAGATCATCGTGACCGCACAGAAGCGCGAGCAGAATGCGCTGGAAGTGCCGGTTACCGTGGACACTTTTTCTGCCTCCGATATGGACAACACCAATGCGCTGAAACTCAGCGACATGGCGGATTTCGTTCCCGGGTTTGAGGTGGGCTCCGGGATCACCCAGTCCGCTCTCAGTATCCGGGGAGTGCGCAGCTCCAATATCAGTGCCGGTGGCGATCCCTCTGTGGCCGTGTTTTACGACGGGGCCTATGTGCCATCGCCAGCGACTTCCATGTCCTTTGCTGACATGCAGCGCGTGGAGGTTTTGAAGGGCCCCCAGGGAACTCTGTTTGGCCGTAACGCTGCCGCCGGTTCCGTTAATCTGGTGCCCAACCAGCCGCAGGCGGATTTTGAAGCGTTCGTTTCCGCTCGCACCGGCAATTACGGCCTCGCGCACCTTGAAGGCATGGTAAATGCACCGGTAACCGACGCGCTGTTCGTGCGCGCCAATCTGATGAGCTTTCAGCGCGATGGCTTTGTCGAGAATGTGTACCCCGGTGCTGAAGATGCCGGTTCTGAGGATATCGTCACCGGCCGCGTTGCCGCCCTGTGGCAGATCAGTGACAGCACCTCGGCGCAACTGTCCTACGACTGGGATGAAGTGGACAATGCCGCGCGTCAGGCGATTGGTGTGAGCGAATTTGCCTACAGCCAGAACCCTTTTGACTACAAGGTTGAAAACGATCTGGTGGACGGTGGCGAGACCCGTTCCATGTCTGCGGTCAACGCCAAGTTGAACCACACCTTCGACGACAACTGGAGTCTGAAATGGGTGTCCAGCTATCGCCAGTGGGAAACCACAAACCGCGAGGAAGAAGATGGCACCGCGGATATCACCCGCTACCTGGACACCAATAATATTTTCGATTCCGATATCGCCTACCACGAGCTGCAGGTGAACTTTGTCGGTGACCGTCTGAATGCGGTGATGGGCGCCAACTATTCCAAAGAGGATATTTATCAGCGCACCAATGTGACCGCTTCTGCGGCGTCCGTTACCCGTCTGGTGACCGGTGACATCGTGAACACCCAGCAGCTGCGCGACCAGATCGCTTACGGTGCTGCTCTGCAAGCGGGTGGTATGCCCGGCGACGGGGCAGCCGGTGACGCTGCCGCGGCCTATGCGCTGGCCGCTCTGGATTCCGTGGAACACCTGTGGGATGAGACAGACTGGGCGACCTTTACCAGCCTGATTGGCATGGGTGGCGCGCCGCAGGCGGATGTCTATTACGATGCCATCGCTGCCGACCTGGGCACCGGTATGCTGTTTGGCCCGGAGCAGTTTGGCGGTCTCTACTGGACCGAGGCGGTGGAAAATACCGGTGACTTCACCAACTACGGCGTATACGTGGATCTGGACTACGCACTCACCGATCAATTCAGTGTGCTCGCCGGCCTGCGGTACAGCACCGACGAAAAAACCTTCACCTGGGAAACACCGGGAACCAGTTTCCGCGCGCTACGCGACGGGGTGAGCGAAGTCATTTTCTCGACCGACGATGCCAACAACGTGGGTGCGGGGGTACGCCGAGCCTCTGACGACCGGAGTGCCACCACCGGACGTCTCGTTGGCCAGTACCAGTTCAGTGACGACGCCATGGCATTTCTGTCGTATTCCACCGGCTACAAATCCGGCGGCTTCGACTCGCTCAACCTTCTTACCGCGGAGAATCCCATCGCGCCGGAGGAGGTGGAAAATATCGAACTGGGGGTAAAAGGCAATCTGCTGGACGGCCTGCAGGTGCAGCTCAGCTACTTCGATATGACCGTCGACAACCGCCAGCGCAGTGTCGAGAGCAAGCCGCCGCAGTCCGCCAATGCTCTGCCTCAGGTGATCAATGGGGACCAGCAGTTTAACGGGGTGGAAGTGACCGTGGATTGGCTGGCAACCGAAGCGCTGCGCTTTGGCCTGGTGACCACGGTCCGTGATGAGGACTCCCAGTGGGAGGATTATTACGACGCCGTTGGTGAGCTGCAGTCCGAGCGTATCAAAGCTTCCGTGGATACCGCCTACACGGCGACCATGGACTGGGCACCGGTGATTCCTGTAGGCGAACTGAACCTGCACCTCAACTATATCTACGCTGAGAACAGCGATGCCCTTGAGCCTGGCTTCCTGGATAGTTTCACTGCCATCGAGGGCGTGGGTGAGGACGACAAACGCCTGAACGGTCGACTGGTGTGGATGAATGGCGGCGGCCAGTACGAACTGGCCCTGTGGGGACGCAACCTGCTGGACAACCAGCGTACTGATGTCCCCAGCGGTCGTTCCATGGCGGCGTTTGGTACCCCCTACACCTCCGTCTCCGAGCCGCGCACCTACGGTGCGGAAGTGCGTTACAACTTCTGA